Proteins encoded together in one Roseibacterium elongatum DSM 19469 window:
- a CDS encoding peptidylprolyl isomerase — MKSFFAGVAVSALIALPALAQDEVTAETVLATVNGSEITVGHLIAMRAMLPEQYQQLPAEVLFDGMLEQLVQQQVLADVAAQDMTAAMELSLANERRAILASMFLDEVAMAEITDEEIQAAYDAQYANAEPVTEYNASHILVESEEDAQALIDDLAEGADFAELAAEHSIGPSGPNGGSLGWFTAGMMVPAFENAVMALQPGEVSPPVETQFGWHVVLLSDTREQEPPALEDVRAELIEGMRRARVDARVDELMTAAEIDRATTEIDPAVIADTELLDQ, encoded by the coding sequence ATGAAATCGTTTTTCGCCGGTGTCGCCGTTTCGGCCCTGATCGCCCTGCCTGCCCTTGCCCAGGACGAGGTGACCGCCGAAACCGTTCTGGCCACCGTCAACGGATCCGAAATCACCGTGGGCCATCTGATCGCCATGCGCGCGATGTTGCCGGAACAGTACCAGCAATTGCCGGCCGAGGTTCTTTTCGACGGCATGCTGGAGCAGTTGGTGCAGCAGCAGGTGCTGGCCGATGTCGCCGCCCAGGACATGACCGCGGCGATGGAATTGAGCCTTGCCAATGAACGCCGCGCGATTCTCGCCTCGATGTTCCTCGACGAGGTCGCCATGGCCGAAATCACCGACGAAGAGATCCAGGCCGCATATGACGCGCAATATGCCAATGCCGAGCCGGTGACTGAATACAATGCCAGCCACATCCTGGTGGAAAGCGAAGAGGACGCGCAGGCCCTGATCGACGACTTGGCCGAAGGTGCCGATTTCGCCGAGCTTGCCGCCGAGCATTCCATTGGGCCGTCGGGCCCGAATGGCGGGTCGCTGGGGTGGTTCACCGCCGGCATGATGGTGCCCGCGTTCGAGAATGCCGTCATGGCGCTGCAACCCGGCGAGGTCTCGCCCCCCGTCGAGACGCAGTTCGGCTGGCATGTCGTGCTGCTGTCTGACACCCGCGAGCAGGAGCCGCCCGCGCTCGAGGATGTGCGCGCCGAATTGATCGAAGGCATGCGCCGCGCCCGTGTCGATGCCCGCGTCGACGAGTTGATGACCGCCGCCGAGATCGACCGCGCCACAACGGAGATTGACCCCGCCGTGATCGCGGATACTGAATTGCTCGACCAGTAA